One genomic region from Buteo buteo chromosome 12, bButBut1.hap1.1, whole genome shotgun sequence encodes:
- the BMP1 gene encoding bone morphogenetic protein 1 isoform X3 codes for MAGLRTCGLLLCLLLARAMHFPDYSYVLEEEEEEDAEPLDYKDPCKAAAFLGDIALDEEDLQLFQVDRVVDLARHTITRLPTNSSGSNSTNASPRPGHQPRSRGRQRARNRRAATSRPERVWPDGVIPYVISGNFSGSQRAIFRQAMRHWEKHTCVTFLERNDEDSYIVFTYRPCGCCSYVGRRGGGPQAISIGKNCDKFGIVVHELGHVIGFWHEHTRPDRDDHVSIIRENIQPGQEYNFLKMEPEEVESLGETYDFDSIMHYARNTFSRGIFLDTILPKYDVNGVRPAIGQRTRLSKGDIAQARKLYRCPACGETLQDSQGNFSSPEFPNGYSAHMHCVWRISVTPGEKIILNFTTLDLYRSRLCWYDYVEVRDGFWRKATLRGRFCGNKLPEPIISTDSRLWVEFRSSSNWVGKGFFAVYEAICGGDVKKDNGHIQSPNYPDDYRPSKVCIWKITVSEGFHVGLTFQSFEIERHDSCAYDYLEIRDGSSESSSLIGRYCGYDKPDDIKSTSNKLWMKFVSDGSINKAGFAVNFFKEVDECSRPNNGGCEQRCVNTLGSYKCACDPGYELASDKRRCEAACGGFLTKLNGSITSPGWPKEYPPNKNCIWQLVAPTQYRISLQFDFFETEGNDVCKYDFVEVRSGLTADSKLHGKFCGAEKPDVITSQYNNMRIEFKSDNTVSKKGFKAHFFSEKKQQLQPPKSRPPGLKFRLQKRPRGPS; via the exons ctgCCTTCCTGGGAGACATCGCTCTGGACGAGGAAGACCTGCAGCTCTTCCAGGTGGACCGGGTGGTGGACCTGGCACGCCACACCATCACGCGCCTGCCCACCAACTCCTCAG gCAGCAACTCCACCAACGCCAGCCCACGGCCGGGCCACCAACCGCGCAGCCGGGGCCGGCAACGGGCACGGAACCGCCGTGCCGCCACGTCCCGGCCGGAGAGAGTGTGGCCGGACGGGGTCATCCCCTACGTGATCAGCGGCAACTTCAGCG GCAGCCAGCGAGCCATCTTCCGGCAGGCGATGCGGCACTGGGAGAAGCACACGTGCGTCACCTTCTTGGAGCGCAACGATGAGGACAGCTACATCGTCTTCACCTACCGCCCTTGCGG GTGCTGTTCCTATGTGGGCCGCCGAGGAGGGGGACCCCAGGCCATCTCCATCGGCAAAAACTGTGACAAATTCGGCATCGTGGTGCACGAGCTGGGCCACGTCATCGGGTTTTGGCACGAGCACACGCGCCCCGACCGGGACGACCACGTCTCCATCATCCGGGAGAACATCCAGCCAG GGCAGGAGTACAACTTCTTGAAGATGGAGCCGGAGGAGGTGGAGTCGCTGGGTGAGACGTACGATTTCGACAGCATCATGCACTACGCCAGGAACACCTTCTCCAG GGGCATCTTCCTCGACACCATCCTGCCCAAGTATGACGTGAACGGGGTCCGGCCCGCCATCGGCCAGCGGACGCGACTGAGCAAAGGGGACATCGCCCAGGCCCGCAAGCTCTACCGCTGCCCGG CTTGTGGGGAGACGCTCCAGGACAGCCAGGGCAACTTCTCCTCCCCCGAGTTCCCCAACGGATACTCTGCCCACATGCACTGCGTCTGGAGGATCTCCGTCACCCCCGGAGAGAAG ATCATCCTGAACTTCACCACCCTGGACCTCTACCGAAGCCGGCTGTGCTGGTACGACTACGTGGAGGTGAGAGACGGGTTCTGGAGAAAGGCCACGCTGCGAG GCAGGTTCTGCGGGAACAAGCTGCCCGAGCCCATCATCTCCACCGACAGCCGCCTCTGGGTCGAGTTTCGGAGCAGCAGCAACTGGGTGGGCAAAGGTTTCTTCGCCGTCTACGAAG CCATCTGTGGGGGGGACGTGAAGAAGGACAACGGGCACATCCAGTCCCCCAACTACCCCGATGACTACCGACCCAGCAAGGTGTGCATCTGGAAGATCACCGTCTCCGAGGGCTTCCACGTGGGCTTGACCTTCCAGTCCTTCGAG ATCGAGCGGCACGATAGCTGTGCCTACGACTACCTGGAGATCCGGGACGGCAGCAGCGAGTCGAGCAGCCTCATCGGGCGCTACTGCGGCTACGACAAACCAGACGACATCAAGAGCACCTCCAACAAGCTCTGGATGAAATTTGTCTCCGACGGCTCCATCAACAAGGCGGGCTTTGCCGTCAACTTCTTCAAAG AGGTGGACGAGTGCTCGCGTCCCAATAACGGCGGCTGCGAGCAGCGCTGCGTCAACACCCTGGGCAGCTACAAGTGTGCCTGCGACCCCGGCTACGAGCTGGCCTCCGACAAGCGCCGCTGCGAGG CCGCCTGCGGAGGTTTCCTCACCAAGCTCAACGGCTCCATCACCAGCCCGGGGTGGCCGAAGGAGTACCCCCCCAACAAGAACTGCATCTGGCAGCTGGTGGCCCCCACCCAGTACCGCATCTCCCTGCAGTTCGACTTCTTCGAGACCGAGGGCAATGAC GTCTGCAAATACGACTTCGTGGAGGTGCGCAGCGGGCTGACCGCCGACTCCAAGCTGCACGGCAAGTTCTGCGGCGCCGAGAAGCCGGACGTCATCACCTCCCAGTACAACAACATGAGGATCGAGTTCAAGTCCGACAACACTGTCTCCAAAAAGGGCTTCAAAGCCCATTTCTTCTCAG agaagaagcagcagctgcagcccccgAAATCTCGCCCGCCCGGCCTGAAGTTTCGCCTGCAGaagcggccgaggggcccctCCTGA